One Candidatus Acididesulfobacter guangdongensis genomic window carries:
- the tolR gene encoding protein TolR, which produces MAEINITPFVDVMLVLLVIFMVTAPMLEHGIKVHLPTASARAIKSPEKTIVVSINSSREVYINALKVSLPTLSSKLRAIYKNRTDKEIFLKADSSIPYGVVIRVMAAVKMAGISKIGMVTKNPVLKR; this is translated from the coding sequence ATGGCTGAAATAAACATCACTCCATTTGTTGACGTGATGCTTGTGCTGCTGGTAATATTTATGGTGACGGCGCCCATGCTTGAGCACGGCATAAAAGTTCATCTTCCTACCGCATCGGCGCGTGCAATAAAGTCTCCTGAAAAAACTATAGTAGTGTCTATAAACAGTTCGCGTGAAGTCTATATTAATGCGCTAAAGGTTAGTCTGCCGACATTATCTTCTAAATTGCGGGCTATTTATAAAAACAGAACCGATAAAGAAATATTTTTAAAAGCCGATTCTTCCATACCTTACGGCGTTGTCATAAGAGTAATGGCTGCCGTAAAAATGGCAGGTATAAGCAAGATTGGCATGGTAACTAAAAATCCTGTGCTAAAACGTTGA
- a CDS encoding TonB family protein: protein MHNEDKAKGIGKYYIVSFLFHVLLIGLLIFISIKFKSKIQSLGSKVVVSVVSAVPGPLASTRALTHSIKKNTVRAVKKPAVIHNRQHKAITEKKIVSVPVISKAVIPVAKSKSSMIYPKKVVRRHIKPQPYKIVPHKPVYTPPQQVSSSVYSHLNTTIKLNSAYSKLQSSMIAGNVHRFGSYISKITSIIISNFNINLSKYLHFKSIIAFKITKGGLVYDVRLIKSSGSGFFDAQSIAAVKSSAPLPPPPHGFMSYMNSENENNGVLAIFYPKEILKGE from the coding sequence ATGCATAATGAAGATAAAGCTAAAGGAATAGGAAAATATTATATTGTATCATTCCTGTTTCATGTACTCCTAATAGGATTGCTGATTTTTATTTCAATAAAATTTAAATCTAAGATTCAATCGTTGGGCTCAAAAGTTGTTGTAAGCGTTGTAAGTGCTGTTCCTGGACCGTTAGCTTCCACAAGAGCTTTAACTCATTCTATAAAGAAAAATACCGTACGCGCAGTTAAAAAGCCTGCAGTCATTCATAATAGGCAGCATAAGGCTATAACAGAGAAAAAAATTGTATCTGTTCCTGTAATCAGTAAAGCAGTTATACCTGTTGCTAAATCAAAATCGTCAATGATTTACCCGAAGAAAGTTGTGCGCCGGCATATAAAACCGCAGCCGTATAAAATTGTTCCTCATAAACCGGTTTATACACCGCCGCAGCAGGTATCATCCAGCGTATATTCGCATTTAAACACAACCATAAAATTAAACAGCGCTTACAGCAAACTGCAAAGTTCTATGATAGCAGGCAATGTTCATAGATTCGGCAGCTATATAAGCAAGATAACAAGCATAATTATTTCAAATTTTAATATTAATTTATCCAAGTATCTGCATTTTAAATCTATAATTGCTTTTAAAATAACTAAAGGCGGTCTGGTTTATGATGTAAGATTAATAAAGTCATCGGGAAGCGGTTTTTTTGACGCTCAGTCCATAGCAGCCGTAAAATCATCTGCCCCTCTGCCGCCTCCGCCGCACGGTTTTATGTCTTACATGAACTCTGAAAATGAAAACAACGGTGTTTTAGCTATTTTTTATCCAAAAGAAATATTAAAGGGTGAATAG
- the bamD gene encoding outer membrane protein assembly factor BamD yields MPIIIKEKDAVNKKHILHYFKIASLLSLCIFTFSFLLSGCAQMEPDTIHHLKIQVRNLNRKVANLSQNSTDSEQALHQTQVNVANQGAKIASVKSNLSSLYGKYEIISHDMKLLQTEFRNYRILVNKELIKLLKKEKFKSSAISKQKITSKVTPKIVISKVKPVIVPKISIKQLALRKELKEYGRAKSYYNKGLYKKALVLFKKYLNKYPQSPKAGDANYYKSVSNFKLKNYPVSILEFHKFTRLYPKNKHVAMAIYLQGVGFSKLSDPSDAIILFKQVIADYSSSKAAALAKSALEKLAKQ; encoded by the coding sequence ATGCCGATAATAATAAAAGAAAAAGATGCCGTTAATAAAAAACATATTCTTCATTATTTTAAAATTGCTTCTTTATTATCTTTATGTATTTTTACGTTTTCTTTTTTATTATCGGGATGCGCTCAAATGGAGCCGGATACGATACATCATCTTAAAATTCAAGTGCGTAATTTAAACAGAAAGGTTGCCAATTTATCGCAAAATTCAACAGATTCAGAGCAGGCTCTTCATCAAACCCAGGTAAATGTCGCTAATCAGGGCGCAAAAATTGCAAGTGTAAAATCTAATCTCAGTTCATTATACGGGAAATATGAAATTATTTCGCATGATATGAAATTGCTTCAAACGGAATTTAGAAATTATAGAATATTGGTAAATAAAGAATTAATAAAGTTGCTAAAGAAAGAAAAGTTTAAATCTTCCGCTATATCAAAACAAAAAATAACATCTAAAGTTACCCCTAAAATTGTAATTAGTAAAGTCAAACCGGTGATAGTACCCAAAATTTCTATAAAACAGCTTGCGCTCAGAAAAGAACTGAAAGAATACGGTAGGGCTAAATCGTATTATAATAAAGGTTTGTATAAAAAGGCATTAGTTTTATTTAAAAAATATCTTAATAAATATCCTCAATCTCCAAAGGCGGGCGATGCAAATTATTACAAATCCGTTTCTAATTTTAAATTAAAAAATTATCCGGTTTCTATTCTTGAATTTCACAAATTTACAAGACTTTATCCAAAAAACAAACATGTAGCTATGGCAATATATCTGCAGGGAGTAGGCTTTTCCAAATTATCCGATCCTTCAGATGCCATTATTTTGTTCAAGCAGGTTATAGCCGATTACAGTTCCAGCAAGGCGGCAGCGTTAGCTAAATCGGCGTTAGAAAAATTAGCGAAACAATGA
- the tolQ gene encoding protein TolQ, which yields MIHSFGILTHILDANIIVKLVLLILAFFSLTSWAIIFYKLRYLNRAKRENKEFIDIFWESKRLDYVMSAAKNLDYSPVASMFESAYKELVSLKKMATEDKEKSLSEYDTKLNGSHLVERALKKSQLSSISKLELTLPFLATTGSTSPFIGLFGTVWGIMTSFESIQKAGTAGLAVVAPGIADSLVATAAGLFAAIPAVIAYNYYTNKVRVLVNEMDDFAYEFMTIVEKQILKD from the coding sequence ATGATTCATAGCTTCGGCATTTTAACCCATATTTTAGACGCAAATATAATAGTAAAACTTGTTCTTTTAATTCTTGCTTTTTTCTCTCTGACTTCATGGGCAATTATTTTTTACAAGCTCCGTTATTTAAATAGAGCTAAAAGAGAGAATAAAGAATTTATAGACATTTTTTGGGAATCTAAAAGATTGGACTATGTTATGTCCGCCGCTAAAAATTTGGATTATAGCCCCGTCGCTTCCATGTTTGAATCGGCATATAAAGAATTAGTGAGTCTGAAAAAAATGGCTACGGAAGACAAAGAAAAATCCCTGAGCGAGTACGATACCAAATTAAACGGTTCGCACTTGGTTGAAAGGGCTTTAAAAAAATCGCAGCTTTCTTCAATATCAAAATTAGAATTGACTTTACCTTTTCTTGCTACAACAGGTTCTACTTCGCCGTTTATCGGCTTATTCGGCACTGTCTGGGGTATCATGACATCGTTTGAAAGTATTCAAAAAGCCGGAACGGCTGGACTTGCTGTAGTAGCTCCGGGAATAGCCGATTCGCTTGTTGCTACGGCGGCGGGTCTTTTTGCCGCTATACCGGCCGTCATAGCCTATAATTATTATACTAATAAGGTTAGAGTGCTAGTCAACGAGATGGATGATTTTGCGTATGAATTTATGACAATAGTAGAAAAACAAATTTTAAAAGATTAA
- the tsaD gene encoding tRNA (adenosine(37)-N6)-threonylcarbamoyltransferase complex transferase subunit TsaD: MPQHEHMNSQPIFNLAIESSCDDFSCSILKKDNLKISIISNVVYSQDFIHGIYGGVVPELASRNHIKSAIPAVNAALLKADMKLKDINMLSVTSGPGLAGSLLVGIMTAKTLSYALKVPITAVNHIEGHIFSPFLQREEFFPFIALVISGGHSHIYIVKSHEDIKLVGKTRDDACGEAFDKISNFLNYGYPGGKIIDTLAEKGSIDAFNFSMPMEHSGSFDLSFSGLKTQVISEINKLGGPKQLQEVTVFNIFACLRETIAKILYKKVLAVCDYTGIKDVSISGGVSANSRIRSIFLESSKLNAFFPEPAYSTDNAAMIGYMGFFKKNIDPSRNKKIFYSLNAEPAWEL, encoded by the coding sequence ATGCCGCAACATGAACATATGAATAGTCAACCTATTTTTAATCTTGCTATAGAATCAAGCTGCGATGATTTTTCTTGTTCAATTCTTAAAAAAGATAATTTAAAAATCAGCATAATTTCAAATGTGGTGTATTCTCAAGATTTCATACACGGAATTTACGGGGGAGTAGTTCCGGAATTAGCCTCCAGAAATCATATAAAAAGTGCTATTCCGGCTGTCAATGCTGCATTGTTGAAAGCAGATATGAAATTAAAAGATATAAATATGCTATCTGTTACTTCAGGTCCGGGTCTTGCCGGTTCTTTGCTTGTCGGTATTATGACAGCCAAAACATTAAGCTATGCGCTTAAAGTTCCCATAACCGCTGTAAATCATATTGAGGGTCATATTTTCAGCCCTTTTTTACAAAGGGAAGAATTTTTTCCTTTTATCGCTCTTGTTATATCAGGAGGACATTCGCATATTTATATCGTGAAATCTCACGAAGATATAAAATTAGTCGGTAAAACGAGAGATGACGCATGCGGAGAAGCATTTGACAAAATATCCAATTTTTTAAATTACGGATACCCCGGCGGTAAAATTATTGACACATTAGCTGAAAAAGGAAGTATTGATGCTTTTAATTTTTCTATGCCCATGGAACATTCCGGCAGTTTTGATTTAAGTTTTAGCGGATTAAAAACACAGGTGATATCAGAAATCAATAAATTGGGCGGACCAAAGCAATTGCAGGAAGTGACGGTTTTTAATATCTTTGCATGCCTCAGGGAGACTATAGCAAAAATTTTATATAAAAAGGTTTTGGCAGTGTGCGATTATACAGGAATAAAAGATGTTTCTATTTCCGGCGGCGTATCGGCAAATTCCAGAATAAGAAGTATCTTTCTTGAAAGTTCTAAATTAAACGCTTTCTTCCCGGAGCCTGCATACAGTACGGATAACGCTGCTATGATAGGATATATGGGGTTTTTTAAAAAAAATATTGACCC